In Terriglobales bacterium, the genomic stretch TGCAACGTTTGGGTACCCAAGAGAATTGTGGGACGCTGCCAAGAAGGAAGGCCTCGCGATTCTCATCCTCAGAGCGCGCGGCGGCGTTATGATCCAATACGGTGAATTCGCTGCTGAGCTGCACCGTATCTCCTTCGACCCGCACGGTACGGAGTTTCGAAACTTTCTCGGACAGTTGTCGTTCGAGGAAGATGCTGCGGGCCGTGGCATGATAACTGCGATTGTAGTTCACAAGTCGGACGGCCATCCCGGTCGAGGATTTTTCGCGCTAGCACGGGAGCTCGGGCGGAACGTAGATGACCCTGAGAAGTGCTGGGCTGAAGAAGTGGCTAGGGTGTTTGCCGACTGGCAGCCACAGGCAAGAGCCGGTGACTAGCGATACACGTAAGTCCTCCGGTTACGGACTTCTGCACGCGTTTTGCCCAACTGCTAACACCCTGTCATCCTGAGTGAGGCGCGACTAAAAAAGAAGAGCGCCGAACGTCAGGACCTTGCGTTTAGCTCCAACGAGCCGCCCAGCTAACACCTGACCACTAGAACCGGAACGGAATCCTTAAAACAACCCCCGCGCCCTATTCCAATGCTAGACTGTGCCCACCATCTAATATGCAACACCTGAATCTCAAGCCCAACCACAAGCCGGTTAAAGATTATTACGCCGCCCTTGGTCAATATGGACATCTGTACGTCGACCACGAAATGGCAGTTCGCTCCGCCTTCGGTGCCCTACTGGAGAAGTGCGCCCGTCAGTTTGACTGGACACTAGTTCCGGAATACTTATTCAAGCGGCCAAAGGCGTCACCGCTTCGGGTTGACGGCGCCCTGCTCGACACATTCCGTCTTGCCCGTGGCTACTGGGAAGCCAAGGACGAACATGACGACCTCGCCAAGGAGGCGCAAAGGAAGCTCGAGCTCGGTTACCCACGAACAAACATGCTATTCCAAGCGCCCGAGCGCGCCATTCTCTGGCAGGGCGGTGTTCGCAAACTCGACGAAGATATATCACGTCCGCAGGCGTTGGTCGATGTTCTTAAACAGTTCTTCGACTACCGCGAGCCCCACCATCAGGAATGGGAGGACGCGGTTCAAGATTTTTCATCTCGGCTGCCTGAGATTGGAGACGCTGCAAAAGCACTCATCGAAAGGGAAAGGCGTACCAATCTAGCGTTCGTCGAGAGCTTTGATGCTTTTTATGAACTCTGCCGCCAAACAATCAATCCCAACCTCAGCAAAGATGCAGTTGAAGGAATGCTCATCCAGCACCTTCTCACGGAACGCATCTTCCGCAAAATTTTCGATAATCCTGATTTTACGCGCCGCAATGTCATCGCCGTCGAGATTGAAAAAGTCATATACACCCTCACCGCGCGGGCTTTCAACCGGGATGCATTCCTGCGCGACCTTGATCGTTTTTACAAGGCCATCGAACTAAACGCCCAAGATGCCAAGGACTACTCGGAAAAACAAACGTTCTTGAACACGGTCTACGAGCGCTTTTTCCAGGGCTATTCGCCTAAAGAAGCAGATACCCATGGAATTGTCTATACGCCGCAACCCATCGTTAATTTTATGGTGCGTAGTGTCGAGGAAATCCTGCAGAAGGAATTTGGCCGCTCCTTAAGCGACAAGGAAGTACATATTCTCGACCCATTCGTGGGCACTGGCAATTTCATCATGCGCGTGATGAAGGAAATTAAGACCTCCGCCCTGCCGCATAAGTACGGAAATGAACTCCACTGCAATGAGGTCATGCTTTTGCCTTACTATCTTGCCAGCATGAATATCGAACACGAATATTTGGAGCGCATAGGTGAGTACAAGCCATTTCCTGGAATCTGTCTTGTGGACACATTCGAGCTTGCTGAGCCAGAGCAGCCATCGCTCGGATTTATGACCGCCGAAAATGCAGTACGCGTGAGGCGACAGAAAGAATCTCCGATTTTTGTCATTCTGGGCAATCCGCCTTATAACGCCTGGCAGGTGGACGAAAACGATAACAACAAAAATAGAAAATATCGCACGCTGGATGCCAAAATATCTTCCACGTACCGGAAAGATTCCAAGGCAGGTCTTACCATCGCGGTCAATGACCCATATGTAAAGGCAATACGCTGGGCATCTGACCGCATCGGCGAAGAGGGGATCGTGGCATTTGTGACCAATAACAGCTTCATAGATCAAGCTGCCTTTGATGGAATGCGCAAACACCTGGCCCAGGATTTCAGCTCGATATATCTTCTTGACTTGGGCGGAAACGTTAGAAAGAACCCCAAGCTCTCGGGAACGATAAACAACGTGTTCGGAATCCAGGTCGGTGTAGGAATTAGCTTGTTCATACGACACAAAATGTCCGCGAGTCAGGAACATGAATTATGGTACGCCCGAGTGGACGAATGGTGGCGTAAAGAGCAAAAATACAATTTTCTCGATGCCGCAGGAGCCAGGGCACGCATTGACTGGAGCCGAATTGTACCGGACTCGAAGTTCAACTGGCTTACGACCGGGCTGCGGAAAGAGTTCGGCTTGTTCCTGCCCCTCGGAAATAAAGAAACCAAATTTTCCGACGAAGGGCGCACAATATATGGCGTATTTAGCAACGGCGTAAAAACCAACCGCGACGCGTGGGTCTACAATTTTTCGCGTAGTAATCTAGAAGCAAACATGCAGCGCATGGTCGAAAACTATAATCGGGAAGTCATTCGGCTCCGCCATGCGAATCCTCAACCAAAGAATATCGATGAGTTTCTGGACCCCGATCCAAGACGCATCGGTTGGAGTGGGGATCTAAAAGCTGCTGCTAAGCGCGGCGAGCTTGCTGAGTACACTACGACTCGGATCAGGAGGGCATTGTACCGCCCTTTCACCGAATGCACCTTCTATTTTGACAGGTTACTCAACAACAGTGTCTATCAGTTCCCGACCATTTTTCCTGACGAGAACTCGGAGCAAGAGAACCGGGCTATCTGTTTGCCCGGCATTGGCAACCGTATGGGATACAGCTGTTTTGTAACGGCTCGCATTCCGGCACTAGATTTCGCATTCGAGAAAGCACAGTGCTTTCCCTTCTATACCTATGCTGAAAGTGGCGGTAACCGCCGGGAGAACATCACGGACTGGGCACTGGACCAGTTCCGTTCCCACTACAACGCTTCAATCAACAAATGGCAAATCTTTTATTATGTTTATGCCATTCTGCATCATCCAGCATATCGCGAGCGCTACCAAGCGAATCTAAAACGAGAACTGCCCCATATCCCCTTTGCGCCTGACTTCAATGCCTTCTCCAATGCAGGCGAGCGCCTGGCTGGCCTGCATATTAATTACCAAAAGCAGAAAGAATATCCGCTAGAAAAGATGGAAAAGCCAGGAGAAAAACTCGACTGGCGTGTTGAAAAAATGCGGCTAAGTCGCGACAAAACATCTGTCTTCTACAACCGGTTCCTGACTTTGAGGGGTATTCCTTCGGAAGCGTTCGAGTACCGCCTCGGAAACCGCTCAGCCTTGGAATGGATCATTGATCAGTATCAGGTCAGCACCGACCAGCGTAGCGGCATTGTGAATGACCCGAACCGAGTTGATGATCCCGAATATATCGTCCGCTTGATCGGCCAAGTGATCACTATCAGCTTGGAAACCATGAAGGTTGTCAAGGGCCTTCCCGATTTGGGACTCCCCGCCGAAGATAAAGCTCAAGCGCAAACTGTTCAGTGAAGTTTTCCCTTGCACAATATCCACGCAAATCGCTACGTTGCTCGTGTACCTATTTTTGGAAAAGACTAACTGCTTGTCGCTCAAGGTTTTCCAGCAAGCGCTCTCGATCCAAAGATTTACACCCCGACCATGCTCCAAATCTTTGATTCCACTGCGGCGACAGGGGAGGGGGGTGGGGGGTATGCGTCACACGTTGGTTGCCATTCCCAACCGCCTGCCCGTCGATCGTGCCCTCTGTTTTTTTTGCTTGAAGTAAATGCTTGAAGGAAGAAAGAAGGAGACTATGCCAGAGGTCGTAATTCCCAGTTGCCAGCACATCAAGCCCAATGGCGTGCCGTGCGGCTCGCCCGCGCTCCGTACCAAGAAATTCTGCTACTTCCACGACCCCGGCCGGGGCTCGTTTACCCGCTCCGCCCGTGCACGCGGGTTTCGCACGTTGGAGGAGATGACTGAATTTCCCATCCTGGAGGACGCCATTTCTATCCAGTTTGCGCTGATGCAGATCCTGCGGGAGCTCCTTAGAAACAAGCTGAATCCGAAAACCGCCTCGCTCATGCTCTTCGCGCTCCAGATCGCCTGCATGAATAAGCGTGATATGCGCGCCGAGCGACGCGCCGAGGCGAAGTAGCGGTTGGGTGTCGCCCCTCCGGGGCTCGGGTTAATTGTGGCGGTCTACCCAGCGCTTACGCGCTGGGCTAAATTCTGTTCCGCCCCTGCGGGGCTGGGGTGGATGACATCGGCTGTCAAATTACCCGATTCCGCAATTACGCGGCCTTACAATGTGCTCCACGAGCCGCACAGGCGTCGAATCGAGCTCCGCTGCGCATCTCGCAGCAGAACGAATTCGAAGCCGTGGGTGAATCCATGCAGATTGCGAACTGCCCCATAGACGCGCAGTGCATTTGCCAACTCCAGAAACACTACTTGTCCAATGTTCAGCTGCTGCGGCAGTACGATTCCCATGCCGCCTTCGCTCATCACCCGGCAGCGTCCGGCAAGCGTCAGATAGGGAGAGCCTTCCCACTGCAGCAGCGCGCTCACGGACCGATCAACCACGTAGCGCGGGAAACGACGAGTAGTGGAGTATTGCTGCACGGATTGCAACGCGGACATTTGGTTCCTCGCTCCGAAGTACTCAACGACTTACACCGGAAGTGGAGAGTGCAGTTGGGGTACCAATCTCCGGGAGGGCGTAAGTGACTGATTGGATGAGCTTCTCGGAGGTCGACTGTTTCTGCCGTTGGTAACGTGAGCGAAATGCGGTTTGCGGAATGACAGAGAGTGTCAAGCGAGTGCTTCGCCAGGCCACGCTCGTCCGGGTGTTCATTGGCCTTTCGGTTTTTTGCCGGGCAAACCCGCAGGGTTCTCGTGCACACGCTCGCGGAAACGCGCCTTCAGGCCGCCGCCAAGCGACACCGCCGATTCGCCATATTTATCGCGCAGGTGGTCCGCGGCGGAGAGTGCTTGCCGCCAGCGCTGATTGCGCTCGCCATCGAGCAGGTCCAGCTGGCCTTCAGAGTCGCCGAAGGAAGAGACCTGCACTCCCAGGAGCCGCACCGCCGCTCCCTTTCGCCAGTTTGCACGGAAAAGCCCGCGCACCTGCTCGAGAATTTCTGTATCAAGTTGCGTCGAGTGCGGCAAAGAATGCGCCCGCGTATAGGTGCTGAAGTCGGAGTAACGCAACTTGAGTTGAATGGTTCGAGCGTGCAGCTTTGCCTCGCGCAGCCGTCGCGCCACCATCTCCGTCAAGCGTGCCAGGGTGGATTCCAAAACCTGCGGATCGGCGGTATCCACAGAGAAGGTATGTTCGTGGCTGATAGATTTGGGATCTTCGTCGGCGCCCACCTCGGAATCGAACCAGCCTCCGGCGTCTTCGCCGCGCGCCTTGCCGGCCAGTGCCAATCCCCATTTGCCAAAGCGCTCTTGCAGAAAATTTTCATCGAAGCGACTGAGATCGCCGACGGTGCGAATGCCAAGCCCATGCAGGCTTTGCTCCGTTACCTTGCCGACTCCCGGGATACGCCGAATCTCCAGTGGCGACAGAAAGCGCGCCTCGTTTTCGGGCAAGACCCAGAGCACACCGTTGGGCTTGGCTTGATCGGAAGAGACCTTTGCCACCAGTCGGGAGGTTGCGATGCCAATCGAGCAGTTCAATTTTGTTTCCGCCTGAATCGCCTGATGCAGGTTCGCCGCCGCCCGCAAAGGCGGTCCATGAAGACGTTCGGTGCCGGTCATGTCGAGATAGGCCTCATCAATCGAGACCATCTCTACTTTGGGGGAGAAGTGCTGCAGCACGCCGTAAACTCGGTCGGAGTATTCGCGATACCTCTGGGGATGGCCATCAACAAAGATGGCATGGGGCGCGAGCCGCGCGGCCGTGCGCAACGGCATGGCCGAATGCACTCCGAACTTGCGCGCCTCGTACGACGCCGCAGAGACCACGCCGCGTTCGTCCCGCTGACCCCCCACAACGACCGCTTTGCCCTTCAACCCGGGATCAAACAGCTCCTCAACCGAGACAAAGAAGGCGTCCATGTCCAGGTGGAAAATGGTGCGCGTAAAGGCAGGGGAGGACATGGGACTTCCGGACCGTGGAGGTTAGCTTATCGCAAAAATGGTTTGCTACAACCGCGCATCGGCAGTGAAATTTGGCGCAGAAATTAAGAGGGGAGCGACGGTTGCCCGTCGCTCCCCTTGGCTCGCACCCTCCCCCGAGGTACTCGCCAAACTCGTTGACTTCAACTCTCGAATTCTCGATGACGGTAGCCTCAAATCCAGAGGCGCTGACGCCAATCACTGGCATTCCAGCCCGTCCACTGCAGCGAATCCTAGCGGTCGCTCAAATTTCAGGCAAGGTAACGGAGGTAATAGGTAGTTTCTGCAAGCCATCTTCTGTTAGTCGCAGGGAGAGCGTTCCACAACGCCACGCGGCGCGTAACCTCGCCTTATTACCTACGAGACTTTACCGTAATCGCGAAGGGCCGTACTGTTGCGCCATCATGTCGAGCGCAATCATGCCTCTTGAATGTTTAGTGGTCTCGCGGCACCAGCCTTCGATTCGCGCCTTGGGCGCGGTGCTTGAGGAGTTGCACATTGCCAGCGAAATCTGCTCCGAGCCGCAACACGCACTGGATCAGATGGAGCGCCGCCATTTCGGCGCAGTCGTGCTCGATTTCGATACCCGCGGCGCGGCCCAACTGTTGGCGTCAGCTCGTATGACATCAACCCATCAGAAATCAGTAATCTTTGCCGCCATCAGCCGCTGCACCGCAACCGGCAGCGCTTTCGAATTAGGCGCCAACTTTGTGCTTTACAAACCGCTGACCGGGGAACAGGTAGGCCGAGCTTTGCGCGCGGCACGCGGGTTCATGCGTCCGGAGCGCCGCGAGTTGGCGCGCCATCGCATGGAGGCGCTGGCATATATCAGTTGGGACAAAGAGTCGCCCTCTCCCGCCCTGCTTATCGACGTGAATGAAAGGGGAGTGGCGATCCAGGCCGCTGGCCCAATCTCTGCAGCCGGTCCCGTGCAGGTACGACTTCTTTTTCCAGGAACCTTGATCGAAGCTAAAGGCGAAATTACTTGGGCTGATACCCAAGGCCGGGCTGGCATTCAACTCCTGGAGCTTGCGCCACGCGACCGTCGCGAACTGAAGAACTGGGTAACCACTCAATCCGAGAAGGGACGGACGGTTCCTGCCAATGGGCATCGTACGAAAGCCCGCGCAATGGCGGCCAAGCAGGGCGGATACCGTTAGGCTGAACCACATTCCTGCCGGTGGCCAGCCACCCCGGCCCTCGACACAACCACCTCAAAACAGCTAAGCTGTCCCGTCTCCCCAACATCCAGAAGGCGCGGAGCAAGTTGGGTGTAAGCCATTTAAGTTTATCTGGTCCAATGTCACTCCCCGAGAGGCCTCGCTTTCACAAACTGCTGACCGTACTCCTCGCTCTACTGTTCTGTTCGGCGGTTTATCTCTTTGCGTGGCCGCAGCCCAACATCTTTTATGCCGGAGTCGTGGTCTTGCACGTCGTGGTGGGACTGCTGACCAGCATTGTCCTGGCTATTACGGTGTGGCGGAAGTTGCGTCAGGAAACCGCGATTGCTCGGCTTGGCTGGGCGCTGCTTGTGGCTGGCGCTGCGCTGGGTTTGGTCCTTATTTATACCGGCACCCCACGCAGCGACTGGAACCGGCTGTATCTCCACATTGTGCTGTGCACCGCGGGAGTGGGCTTTCTGCTGGCTGATTGGGGCGGCCGTCGCGGCTGGCTACGTAATGTTCCGGCAGCAACAGTGGTACGCAGTATCGCGGTGCTCGCGTTGCTCGCTGGGCTGGGCGCTGCGGCTTGGTACACCCGCACAGCGGTCTGGCAGCGGAGCGCGCGGATTCAGAATCCGGACATTCCTCCCGCCAGCATGGACGCTGAGGGCGACGGCCCCCAGGGTGCCTTCTTTCCCAGTTCAGCCCAGGTCAAGGGTGGGGGAAAGATTCCCAGCAAGTTCTTCATGGAGTCGGATTCCTGCAAGCGCTGCCATGAAGATATCTACAACCAGTGGTACAGCTCGGCCCACCATTTTTCTTCCTTCAACAATCAGTGGTATCGCAAGAGCATTGAATATATGCAGGACGTAGTCGGCACGCGGCCTTCAAAGTGGTGCGGCGGCTGCCATGACCCGGCGGTGCTCTACAGCGGGATGATGGATACGCCGATCCGGCAGATCATCCATACTCCGGAAGCCCAGGCAGGACTGGGCTGCATGATGTGCCACTCCATCGCGCAGGTCAAAAGCACCATGGGTCAGGGCGACTTCTACTTGGAATACCCCAAGCTTCACGAACTGGCGGCTACGAAGAATCCGCTCGCTCGCCGTGTCCATGATTTCCTGGTCAACTTGAATCCGGAACCGCACCGCAGAGTGTTTCTGAAGCCATTTATGCGGCAGCAGACCGCCGAATTCTGCTCTAGTTGCCACAAAGTCCATCTCGACGTGCCGGTGAATCATTATCGCTGGATCCGCGGCTTCAACGAGTACGACAATTGGCAGGCCAGCGGCGTCTCCGGCCAGGGAGCCCGGTCGTTTTACTATCCCGCCAAGCCGCAGCAATGCGCCGATTGCCATATGCCGCTCGCCGCCTCCAAGGACGCGGGCAATATCGCTGGGTTTGTGCACTCCCACCGATTTCCTGCCGCCAACACTGCGCTTCCCACCGCCAATGAAGATGCCGCACAGCTCAAGCTCACAGAAAATTTCCTGAAAAACAACGCCATGAGCGTGGATATCTTCGCAGTCTCGCCCGCGCGCTCCAAAGCCGAAGCGACCATGGCTCCCCAGGCCGAACTGGCGACAACTTTTGCAGTAGGTGAGGAAGCGGAGGCCAAGCCAACCAAAGGTGAGTCAGGCGCCGCCGCTCCGGTTACTGCGCCGCTTAACCGCGTTCAGGCGGTGGTTCGCCGCGGCGATGATGTGCTGGTGGACACGGTGGTCCGCACGCGCAAGGTGGGACACTTTTTCCCCGGCGGAACGGTTGATGCTTACGATGTCTGGCTGGAACTGAAGGCCACCGATGATCGCGGGCAGACGCTGTTCTGGAGCGGGATGGTGGAAGACAACGGCAAGGGCCCGGTCGAAGCTGGAGCGCACTTCTATCGCTCCTTGCAGGTGGACGCGCACGGCAATCCCATCAATAAGCGTAATGCCTGGGCCACCAGGTCGCTGGTTTACGTCCACTTGATTCCGCCGGGCGCGGCTGATACCGCTCACTTTCGCCTACACATTCCTGATAATGCGGGCGACAAGATCAAACTGCAGGCCCGGCTGTGCTATCGCAAGTTCGCCTGGTGGAACACGCAATTCGCGTTTGCTGGTGTGCCCGATCCCAAGCAGTCCAAAGTCTCTGATCCGCAACACCCGCTTACCACGCCTGAATACGACGACACACACTATTCGATCAAAGGCCCGGTGCGAGACGTCTCCGCCAAACAACAGGAAATTCCTGACCTGCCCATCGTGCCCGTGGCCGAAGACGAAGTTACGTTGCAGGTCGCGCCCCGGGCAGCACCCACGCCGCAGCCCAAGGTAGAACTCCAGGCAGCAGATTGGACGCGCTGGAACGATTACGGGATCGGCCTACTGCTGCAAGGAGATTTGAAAGGCGCTGCCGCCGGGTTCGAGAAAATCACGCAGATTGATCCTAAAAATCCAGACGGTTGGGTCAACATCGGAAGAGTGGCCCAGCAGGAAGGCGACATGGAACGTGCCCGAGTGGTGCTCGAGAAAGCACTCGCCCTTGCTCCCAATCTCGCACGCGCAAACTTCTTTTACGCCAAGGTGCTGCGAAATGATGGTCGCTATGAAGAAGCAGCCCAGCATCTACGGACCGTGCTCGAGCAATATCCGCGTGACCGCGTCGCGCGCAATGACTTGGGGCGAATTTTGTTTCTACAACGCCGCTATGGCGACGCGGTGAAGCAGTTCCAGGCAGTGTTGTCGGTTGATCCCGAGGATTTGCAGGCGCACTACAACCTAATGCTTTGTTACACGGGAATGGGTGACGCCAAACAGGCACGCGAGCACCAGCTACGCTATCTGCGCTTCAAGGCAGACGAGGCTGCGCAGACAATCACCGGACCCTATCGGCGCTTGCACCCGGAAGACAACAACGAGCGGCAGCCGATTCACGAGCATGTCTCGGTGCCGCTAGCGGCTTTAAAAGCAAAACCAGGTGGGTTGAGAACGTCGGCCGCATCAGGAGCGGGCCGGTGATTTTCTTCTCAGGGGCTAAAGCCCAACATTTGGGGCGGCTTTATCGCACGGCTGAAGCCGTGCGCCTCCACGGGGGTGCGATGAAGCCGTGCGCTTCCACGGTGGTGCAATCGGTATCGGGGGCTGGCCGGAGGAAATATCGGGAAGAGAACGAGCAGGCCCAATCTTCTTTTTCATCGTCAGGGGCTAAAGCCCAAGATTTGGGGCGGCTTATCGCACGGCTGAAGCCGTGCGCTTCCACGGTGGCACGATCGGCATCGGGGGTCGTTCTATTGGGGCTTGCAATCTTTACGCTTGCCACTCCCCTCGTTGCCCAGAACTCCAACATCCGCTTTCACGATATCACCCAAGCCGCGGGCATTCACTTCACCCACAACAACGGCGCCTTCGGAAAGAAATATCTGCCGGAGACAATGGGTCCG encodes the following:
- a CDS encoding PilZ domain-containing protein; this translates as MPLECLVVSRHQPSIRALGAVLEELHIASEICSEPQHALDQMERRHFGAVVLDFDTRGAAQLLASARMTSTHQKSVIFAAISRCTATGSAFELGANFVLYKPLTGEQVGRALRAARGFMRPERRELARHRMEALAYISWDKESPSPALLIDVNERGVAIQAAGPISAAGPVQVRLLFPGTLIEAKGEITWADTQGRAGIQLLELAPRDRRELKNWVTTQSEKGRTVPANGHRTKARAMAAKQGGYR
- a CDS encoding PilZ domain-containing protein, giving the protein MSALQSVQQYSTTRRFPRYVVDRSVSALLQWEGSPYLTLAGRCRVMSEGGMGIVLPQQLNIGQVVFLELANALRVYGAVRNLHGFTHGFEFVLLRDAQRSSIRRLCGSWSTL
- a CDS encoding type ISP restriction/modification enzyme, which gives rise to MQHLNLKPNHKPVKDYYAALGQYGHLYVDHEMAVRSAFGALLEKCARQFDWTLVPEYLFKRPKASPLRVDGALLDTFRLARGYWEAKDEHDDLAKEAQRKLELGYPRTNMLFQAPERAILWQGGVRKLDEDISRPQALVDVLKQFFDYREPHHQEWEDAVQDFSSRLPEIGDAAKALIERERRTNLAFVESFDAFYELCRQTINPNLSKDAVEGMLIQHLLTERIFRKIFDNPDFTRRNVIAVEIEKVIYTLTARAFNRDAFLRDLDRFYKAIELNAQDAKDYSEKQTFLNTVYERFFQGYSPKEADTHGIVYTPQPIVNFMVRSVEEILQKEFGRSLSDKEVHILDPFVGTGNFIMRVMKEIKTSALPHKYGNELHCNEVMLLPYYLASMNIEHEYLERIGEYKPFPGICLVDTFELAEPEQPSLGFMTAENAVRVRRQKESPIFVILGNPPYNAWQVDENDNNKNRKYRTLDAKISSTYRKDSKAGLTIAVNDPYVKAIRWASDRIGEEGIVAFVTNNSFIDQAAFDGMRKHLAQDFSSIYLLDLGGNVRKNPKLSGTINNVFGIQVGVGISLFIRHKMSASQEHELWYARVDEWWRKEQKYNFLDAAGARARIDWSRIVPDSKFNWLTTGLRKEFGLFLPLGNKETKFSDEGRTIYGVFSNGVKTNRDAWVYNFSRSNLEANMQRMVENYNREVIRLRHANPQPKNIDEFLDPDPRRIGWSGDLKAAAKRGELAEYTTTRIRRALYRPFTECTFYFDRLLNNSVYQFPTIFPDENSEQENRAICLPGIGNRMGYSCFVTARIPALDFAFEKAQCFPFYTYAESGGNRRENITDWALDQFRSHYNASINKWQIFYYVYAILHHPAYRERYQANLKRELPHIPFAPDFNAFSNAGERLAGLHINYQKQKEYPLEKMEKPGEKLDWRVEKMRLSRDKTSVFYNRFLTLRGIPSEAFEYRLGNRSALEWIIDQYQVSTDQRSGIVNDPNRVDDPEYIVRLIGQVITISLETMKVVKGLPDLGLPAEDKAQAQTVQ
- a CDS encoding tetratricopeptide repeat protein; its protein translation is MSLPERPRFHKLLTVLLALLFCSAVYLFAWPQPNIFYAGVVVLHVVVGLLTSIVLAITVWRKLRQETAIARLGWALLVAGAALGLVLIYTGTPRSDWNRLYLHIVLCTAGVGFLLADWGGRRGWLRNVPAATVVRSIAVLALLAGLGAAAWYTRTAVWQRSARIQNPDIPPASMDAEGDGPQGAFFPSSAQVKGGGKIPSKFFMESDSCKRCHEDIYNQWYSSAHHFSSFNNQWYRKSIEYMQDVVGTRPSKWCGGCHDPAVLYSGMMDTPIRQIIHTPEAQAGLGCMMCHSIAQVKSTMGQGDFYLEYPKLHELAATKNPLARRVHDFLVNLNPEPHRRVFLKPFMRQQTAEFCSSCHKVHLDVPVNHYRWIRGFNEYDNWQASGVSGQGARSFYYPAKPQQCADCHMPLAASKDAGNIAGFVHSHRFPAANTALPTANEDAAQLKLTENFLKNNAMSVDIFAVSPARSKAEATMAPQAELATTFAVGEEAEAKPTKGESGAAAPVTAPLNRVQAVVRRGDDVLVDTVVRTRKVGHFFPGGTVDAYDVWLELKATDDRGQTLFWSGMVEDNGKGPVEAGAHFYRSLQVDAHGNPINKRNAWATRSLVYVHLIPPGAADTAHFRLHIPDNAGDKIKLQARLCYRKFAWWNTQFAFAGVPDPKQSKVSDPQHPLTTPEYDDTHYSIKGPVRDVSAKQQEIPDLPIVPVAEDEVTLQVAPRAAPTPQPKVELQAADWTRWNDYGIGLLLQGDLKGAAAGFEKITQIDPKNPDGWVNIGRVAQQEGDMERARVVLEKALALAPNLARANFFYAKVLRNDGRYEEAAQHLRTVLEQYPRDRVARNDLGRILFLQRRYGDAVKQFQAVLSVDPEDLQAHYNLMLCYTGMGDAKQAREHQLRYLRFKADEAAQTITGPYRRLHPEDNNERQPIHEHVSVPLAALKAKPGGLRTSAASGAGR
- the dinB gene encoding DNA polymerase IV translates to MSSPAFTRTIFHLDMDAFFVSVEELFDPGLKGKAVVVGGQRDERGVVSAASYEARKFGVHSAMPLRTAARLAPHAIFVDGHPQRYREYSDRVYGVLQHFSPKVEMVSIDEAYLDMTGTERLHGPPLRAAANLHQAIQAETKLNCSIGIATSRLVAKVSSDQAKPNGVLWVLPENEARFLSPLEIRRIPGVGKVTEQSLHGLGIRTVGDLSRFDENFLQERFGKWGLALAGKARGEDAGGWFDSEVGADEDPKSISHEHTFSVDTADPQVLESTLARLTEMVARRLREAKLHARTIQLKLRYSDFSTYTRAHSLPHSTQLDTEILEQVRGLFRANWRKGAAVRLLGVQVSSFGDSEGQLDLLDGERNQRWRQALSAADHLRDKYGESAVSLGGGLKARFRERVHENPAGLPGKKPKGQ